One Luteolibacter yonseiensis genomic window carries:
- a CDS encoding 4a-hydroxytetrahydrobiopterin dehydratase: protein MSELLEDDDLTAALRKCPEWDYEKKSITRTVEFEEFMDAIDFVNDLAEIAEEAQHHPDITIKHTKVTLKLTTHDAGGVTDLDVELAQRVDNLVD from the coding sequence ATGTCAGAACTTCTTGAAGATGATGATCTCACCGCAGCATTGAGAAAATGCCCAGAGTGGGACTACGAAAAAAAATCCATCACCCGCACTGTTGAGTTCGAGGAATTCATGGATGCGATTGATTTTGTCAACGACCTCGCCGAGATCGCCGAGGAAGCCCAGCATCATCCGGACATCACCATCAAGCACACGAAGGTGACGCTCAAGCTCACCACACACGACGCGGGCGGAGTGACGGATCTGGATGTCGAACTCGCCCAGCGGGTGGACAATCTGGTGGACTGA
- a CDS encoding L,D-transpeptidase, protein MNLKLSLILAAAAVSAMFSTSCTRIPNGGIGLAAYHQYDLPTKLPANPSAVRVKVSLSKQRTYVMEGSQILLAMPVSIGTPSTPTPKGNFTIFNKEHKHRANTHGYAYKGDTTVQTMLSKKPAGYSFKGTPMPYWCEFKPNYGFHTGWVKHQPCTHGCIRMHENLAPKFFRLVKVGTPVNIAYSQPEDSVVGNIPLPPDAGPLPDYGGKMYTGDGYFHQHSTPKYD, encoded by the coding sequence ATGAATCTCAAACTATCCCTCATCCTCGCGGCCGCCGCCGTGTCGGCCATGTTCTCCACTTCCTGTACCAGGATTCCAAACGGAGGCATCGGACTGGCGGCTTACCACCAATATGACCTCCCAACCAAACTGCCCGCCAACCCCTCCGCCGTGCGGGTGAAGGTGTCGCTCAGCAAGCAGCGCACCTATGTCATGGAAGGTTCGCAAATCCTGCTCGCCATGCCGGTGTCGATCGGCACACCGAGCACCCCCACGCCAAAGGGCAACTTCACCATCTTCAACAAGGAGCACAAGCATCGCGCGAACACCCACGGCTACGCCTACAAGGGCGATACCACCGTGCAGACCATGCTCAGCAAAAAGCCGGCCGGCTACTCATTCAAGGGCACTCCGATGCCCTACTGGTGCGAATTCAAGCCAAACTACGGCTTCCACACCGGTTGGGTGAAGCACCAGCCCTGCACCCACGGCTGCATCCGCATGCACGAGAATCTCGCCCCGAAATTTTTCCGCCTCGTCAAGGTGGGCACTCCGGTGAACATCGCCTATTCCCAGCCTGAAGATTCCGTCGTCGGCAATATCCCGCTGCCTCCCGATGCCGGCCCGCTGCCTGATTATGGCGGCAAGATGTATACCGGTGATGGCTACTTCCACCAGCACTCGACGCCGAAATACGATTGA
- a CDS encoding FtsB family cell division protein, with the protein MAKRSVTGVKLKRLEARTRAIQGAFRLSFVAFCVSIGFVVVATAFPQRRDLVKLEEKLKETQQRERAAIAEREYHQIEYRALREDPEFLEIHARDRLDYYRPGERVLKFRRD; encoded by the coding sequence ATGGCAAAACGATCTGTCACAGGAGTGAAGCTCAAGCGTCTGGAGGCCCGCACACGGGCCATCCAGGGGGCCTTCCGGCTCTCGTTCGTGGCCTTCTGTGTGTCGATCGGCTTCGTCGTTGTCGCCACGGCGTTTCCCCAACGCCGGGATCTGGTAAAGCTTGAGGAAAAACTCAAGGAGACCCAGCAACGTGAACGGGCCGCGATTGCCGAGCGCGAGTATCACCAGATCGAATATCGCGCCTTGCGGGAGGATCCCGAATTTTTGGAAATCCACGCCCGCGACCGCCTCGACTATTACCGCCCCGGCGAACGCGTCCTGAAATTCCGCCGCGACTAG
- the msrA gene encoding peptide-methionine (S)-S-oxide reductase MsrA yields the protein MNRRLALALLFLIPSLASCEPEKVMSETDKQPAKMPAVPEGAEVATLGAGCFWCIETAYRQLDGVISSTSGYMGGKTKNPTYEEICTGDSGHAEVVHVVFDPKKISYEKVLAWFWDLHDPTTLNRQGNDVGTQYRSAIYYYSAAQKKTAEASKTAAQANFKDPIVTEITKAGEFYPAENYHQNYYNQNKSKNPYCRFVIEPKLKKLKLDH from the coding sequence ATGAACCGCCGCCTCGCCCTCGCATTGCTGTTTCTCATTCCCTCGTTAGCTTCCTGCGAACCCGAAAAAGTCATGTCCGAAACCGACAAACAACCAGCCAAAATGCCCGCAGTCCCCGAGGGTGCGGAAGTCGCCACACTCGGAGCGGGGTGCTTCTGGTGTATCGAGACAGCCTATCGCCAGCTCGACGGCGTCATTTCCTCCACCTCCGGCTACATGGGCGGCAAAACGAAAAATCCCACCTATGAGGAAATCTGCACCGGCGACTCGGGGCATGCCGAGGTGGTTCACGTCGTGTTCGATCCGAAGAAGATCAGCTACGAAAAGGTCCTTGCCTGGTTCTGGGATCTTCACGATCCCACCACGCTCAACCGCCAGGGGAATGACGTTGGAACGCAGTATCGTTCGGCGATCTACTATTACTCCGCCGCGCAGAAGAAGACCGCCGAGGCCTCGAAAACCGCCGCACAGGCGAATTTCAAGGATCCCATCGTCACGGAGATCACCAAGGCCGGCGAGTTCTATCCGGCGGAGAACTACCACCAGAACTATTACAACCAGAACAAGTCGAAAAATCCCTACTGCCGTTTCGTCATCGAGCCCAAGTTGAAGAAACTGAAGCTCGACCACTGA
- a CDS encoding MBL fold metallo-hydrolase: protein MKPMPARYSGLLPQKGWPGRNLSFLRHRIVPGMFRRRDGNVLEPVLSPPDSGKVRVTWIGHASFFLQFAGHSVIVDPNWAKWHGPVKRQRHPGLDLHGVPEVDLVLVTHAHFDHLHKPSLKILKAREGIVVPRGSATLVRRLGFPATHEMKIWDALNFTEMEVIHTPSHHWGARFIHDTHRDYGGYIVRAGGKSVFHCGDSAYFDGFTEIGRRCDIDIALMPIGAYGSPSGRDVHMNPEEAVRAFADLGAKAMIPMHYGTFPLGNEPLNEPVERLLMEADRLGISDKIIIPEEGVGIEW from the coding sequence ATGAAGCCGATGCCCGCCCGGTATTCAGGTCTGCTTCCCCAGAAGGGCTGGCCCGGCCGGAATCTCAGCTTTCTCCGCCACCGCATCGTTCCGGGCATGTTCCGGCGGCGGGATGGAAACGTCCTGGAACCGGTGCTTTCCCCACCGGATTCAGGGAAGGTGAGGGTCACGTGGATCGGACACGCGTCATTCTTCCTCCAGTTCGCCGGACACTCGGTGATCGTGGATCCGAACTGGGCGAAATGGCATGGCCCGGTGAAACGCCAGCGCCATCCGGGACTGGACCTCCACGGGGTGCCGGAGGTGGACCTGGTGCTGGTCACCCACGCCCACTTCGACCACCTGCACAAGCCGAGTCTAAAAATCCTCAAGGCCCGCGAAGGGATCGTCGTGCCACGCGGCAGCGCCACGCTCGTCAGACGGCTCGGATTTCCCGCGACCCACGAGATGAAGATCTGGGACGCGCTGAATTTCACGGAGATGGAAGTCATCCACACGCCGTCGCATCATTGGGGCGCACGCTTCATCCATGACACCCATCGGGACTACGGCGGCTACATCGTCCGTGCGGGCGGGAAGAGCGTCTTCCATTGTGGAGACAGCGCGTATTTCGACGGCTTCACGGAAATCGGCAGACGGTGCGACATCGATATCGCGCTCATGCCCATCGGCGCCTACGGATCCCCCAGCGGCCGAGACGTCCACATGAATCCCGAGGAAGCGGTCCGCGCCTTCGCTGATCTCGGGGCCAAGGCGATGATTCCCATGCACTATGGCACCTTTCCGCTGGGTAACGAGCCGCTTAACGAACCCGTCGAGCGCCTGCTCATGGAAGCGGACCGGCTCGGCATCAGCGACAAGATCATCATTCCCGAAGAAGGTGTTGGCATCGAGTGGTGA